A part of Neodiprion pinetum isolate iyNeoPine1 chromosome 4, iyNeoPine1.2, whole genome shotgun sequence genomic DNA contains:
- the LOC124216219 gene encoding uncharacterized protein, which yields MLQFRWLRLFIRRNTSPIHVDRALQWKKRLSILYAVLAWHAFGGVLYMCYSGKRDWMRAEGYVPDVDVLPARSWAHTLGIPQAQVIQMSGFKIKGSYEIKEGEDLYIGTAAERTVGNEEAVSSTNDST from the exons ATGTTGCAATTCAGATGGTTGCGGTTGTTTATTAGAAGAAACACATCCCCGATACATGTGGACCGTGCACTTCAATGGAAAAAGCGCCTGTCGATACTCTATGCTGTTTTAGCATGGCATGCATTTGGCGGTGTATTGTACATGTGTTACTCAGGCAAACGTGACTGGATGAGAGCAGAGGGTTATGTCCCTGACGTAGACGTACTTCCTG CAAGGAGCTGGGCGCACACTCTAGGAATCCCACAAGCACAGGTAATACAAATGTCTGGgtttaaaataaaaggatCATACGAAATAAAGGAGGGCGAAGATCTGTATATTGGAACGGCCGCTGAACGCACTGTTGGAAATGAAGAGGCAGTGTCAAGTACAAATGATTCCACGTAA